TTCTTCTTTACTTGAAGAATAGGCATAAGAATTTCTAACCATTAGATGTTTACTATGTGATTCTAAAGGTATGCCTCTACTTTTACGCTCGTTATATGCGATTCCAAAAACTCCATAATATGCGCGGCTAAGTGCCGTCCGCAAATATGCTTCCTCTAGTTGTTTCTTTCTTTTATGAGTTATAAATTCATCAACTAATTGAATAAATAGTTTCCAATCAAAGCCCATTGTTGGCCTATATTTAAATTTAAGCTATTTCGATATCAATTTCGAGATTTTGTCTAATGTCAGCGTCGATATCTAGCCACCATTCTTGATCAAATTTATCTAATAGCGAAAGCGATTCTTCCGGTGATCGATTAGTCTTAACAATGACAAAAAGTTGCTCAACCATTTCGTCGGGATCCTTTTGAAATTCTAAATGGATATTGATGACACTCTCTCCAAATATTCTCTTTAGCTCGTGATGAGCCTCGTAAAGTGTATCAAAAAGATAATCATTACTAAATAGAAACTTTCGAATTTCAATTGGATCATTAAAAATATAGAACTCTTGAAGAAACTCGATTTTTGACTCTATGAATCTAATCTTTCTATTAAACCTAATCGTTTAAGTCCCTTAGGTTTTACAACATCGACATACAATTTTAAATTCTTAAGAATTAGCGGTTTGAAATTATCCCATGAAGAATAAGGTTTTAGATGGTTTACCGTAAAAATATTACGAGAAATTTGCAATAGTGCGGAATTATCAGGCCTAATAAATTGCATACGTTGTGAAGCACTAATTTGTGGTTTTACCCCATCCTTTAAAGCCTTAATATCGGCTATAAATTCTACTCGCTCCTTTTTCTCTGGAAATTCTTTTCTCACCTTTTCATACATTAGGCCTGGAACAGTGATATCCCAAGGTTGGCCTGGAA
This window of the candidate division KSB1 bacterium genome carries:
- a CDS encoding TIGR04255 family protein gives rise to the protein MKRKYPKPPIVEALIEFQFVPGQPWDITVPGLMYEKVRKEFPEKKERVEFIADIKALKDGVKPQISASQRMQFIRPDNSALLQISRNIFTVNHLKPYSSWDNFKPLILKNLKLYVDVVKPKGLKRLGLIERLDS